The proteins below are encoded in one region of Brassica napus cultivar Da-Ae chromosome A6, Da-Ae, whole genome shotgun sequence:
- the LOC106397834 gene encoding uncharacterized protein LOC106397834 yields the protein MSGRRHGNTNPVGQRNSNVHNETSSRNASRFKWTYEQEKTLIELYDQAISMNDYTLKDPTVLGREHMVDNFNRAFNLNINYAFFKNKLDDFKKAYKKWKFLMTSTGITVNPETSMIYASDEWWEARESGCKITRSFKRQPPPFWDVMVRCFVLHDVYSQPQQSSRQRRQQILTEGIEEDDLFDFSDNDGDDIPQHNVPQTQENEEIYRVNLNADTLPSHEYTQESTRLPSRRGEERTRRGGRSERTGGRGSTSQTSARNSGTNVGSTSRGHRRRQSFETTIQDTINGYKEFQRQSLQQLCPGAFDKDDYDEFKKAEQIFLALELPKFTKFYWACINALKELVFWRKYFIDIARSNDEDKLQLLEAMTGVSRNNEDVPKQLGSGQLFGSPHSGGLSSGSPSSVGNCSRGNNFQNLGAPPTTQQWGTPPNVQHWGTPPNMRHWGTPPNVQYWGTSPNAQPWGVPPNGPSWNTPPNAQQWSTPPYPQQWNIPQNFYHGQQPSNVQQAGSSGTTPTNVHYGFTVGNQGGSPLNTQRNYSEGASIDSSPKVHQSPSTSIGFTNYFEPGNTSQRPRRGGLFNIWRTTEEPNEENQSGSGDEE from the exons ATGTCAGGAAGACGTCATGGAAACACAAATCCTGTGGGACAAAGAAATTCAAATGTTCATAACGAAACTTCTTCACGA aACGCGTCGAGATTTAAGTGGACCTATGAACAAGAAAAAACATTGATTGAGTTGTATGATCAAGCAATTTCTATGAACGATTATACTCTTAAAGATCCTACGGTTCTTGGTAGAGAGCACATGGTCGACAATTTCAACCGTGCAtttaatttgaatataaattatgcatttttcaaaaacaaacttGATGATTTCAAAAAAGCATATAAGAAGTGGAAGTTTCTCATGACTTCTACTGGAATAACGGTTAATCCGGAAACGTCGATGATTTATGCATCAGATGAATGGTGGGAGGCCCGTGAATCG GGATGCAAAATAACAAGATCTTTTAAAAGACAACCACCACCGTTTTGGGATGTGATGGTTCGATGTTTTGTGCTACACGATGTTTATTCGCAACCTCAACAGTCGTCACGCCAACGAAGACAACAAATATTGACTGAAGGAATAGAGGAAGATGACTTGTTTGATTTTTCAGACAATGATGGTGATGACATACCTCAACATAATGTTCCTCAAAcccaagaaaatgaagaaatatatCGTGTTAACCTCAATGCCGATACACTTCCTTCGCACGAATATACTCAAGAGTCAACTCGGCTTCCTTCTCGAAGAGGTGAAGAACGTACAAGACGTGGAGGTCGTTCAGAAAGAACTGGAGGACGTGGAAGCACTTCTCAAACGTCTGCTAGAAACTCAGGAACTAATGTTGGAAGTACTTCAAGAGGTCATCGAAGAAGACAATCATTCGAGACTACAATACAAGACACCATTAATGGATATAAAGAATTTCAACGACAAAGTCTACAACAGCTATGCCCAGGTGCTTTTGATAAGGATGATTACGATGAATTCAAAAAAGCAGAACAAATATTTCTTGCTTTGGAACTTCCCAAATTCACTAAATTTTACTGGGCTTGCATTAACGCACTTAAAGAACTGGTTTTTTGGCGAAAGTATTTCATTGATATAGCTCGAAGCAATGACGAAGATAAATTGCAACTACTAGAAGCTATGACTGGTGTATCACGAAATAATGAAGATGTGCCAAAACAATTGGGCTCTGGACAGTTATTTGGGAGTCCACATTCTGGAGGTTTATCATCTGGTAGTCCATCTTCAGTGGGTAATTGTTCAAGAGGAAACAATTTTCAAAACTTGGGTGCACCACCGACTACACAACAATGGGGTACACCTCCAAATGTGCAACACTGGGGAACACCACCAAATATGCGACACTGGGGAACACCACCAAATGTTCAATATTGGGGGACATCACCAAACGCTCAACCATGGGGTGTACCTCCAAATGGTCCAAGTTGGAACACACCTCCAAATGCTCAACAATGGAGTACGCCACCATATCCTCAACAATGGAACATTCCACAGAATTTTTATCATGGTCAGCAACCATCAAATGTTCAGCAAGCCGGCTCTTCTGGAACAACACCAACAAATGTTCACTACGGATTTACAGTTGGAAATCAAGGTGGAAGTCCACTGAATACACAACGAAATTATTCGGAAGGTGCAAGTATAGATTCTTCACCAAAGGTCCACCAATCACCATCAACTAGTATCGGTTTCACTAATTATTTTGAACCAGGAAACACATCACAAAGACCGAGACGTGGAGGTCTATTCAATATTTGGAGAACTACAGAAGAACCTAATGAAGAGAATCAAAGTGGTTCAGGAGACGAAGAGTAG
- the BNAA06G40180D gene encoding protein RGF1 INDUCIBLE TRANSCRIPTION FACTOR 1: MAIEDYENPHRVIKPKNRRIMGADGLEEEENHRWPQWLKPLLKEHFFVQCNVHSPKSECKMYCLDCTNGSLCALCLAHHNNHRTIQIRRSSYHDVIRVNEIQKYLDIFGIQTYVINSAKVVFLNERPQPRPGKGVTNTCKVCYRGLVDDCFSFCSLGCKVAGTARSFEKRVKPTPMEPENSSSNSSGVEDNIPNAQSLAPSTPHLPTSTSLRKRQRKGIPFQSPLQ, translated from the exons ATGGCGATTGAAGATTACGAGAACCCACATCGAGTAATCAAACCTAAGAACAGAAGAATCATG GGAGCTGATGGactggaggaagaagagaatcATCGATGGCCTCAGTGGCTAAAGCCTCTACTCAAAGAACACTTCTTTGTTCAATGTAACGTCCACTCACCCAAAAGCGAATGCAAGATGTACTGTTTGGACTGCACGAACGGCTCGCTTTGCGCTCTCTGTCTTGCGCATCACAACAACCATCGTACCATTCAG ATACGGAGATCATCTTATCATGATGTGATAAGGGTGAATGAGATTCAGAAGTATTTGGATATCTTTGGCATTCAGACGTATGTGATAAACAGCGCAAAGGTTGTGTTTTTGAATGAAAGGCCTCAGCCTAGACCTGGTAAAGGAGTTACTAATACCTGCAAGGTCTGTTACCGTGGCCTTGTTGATGATTGCTTCAGCTTCTGCTCTCTTGGCTGCAAG GTAGCAGGAACTGCTAGGAGCTTTGAGAAGAGAGTGAAGCCTACACCAATGGAACCAGAGAATTCAAGCAGCAACAGCTCAGGAGTAGAGGATAACATTCCAAATGCACAGAGCTTAGCCCCTTCAACACCTCACCTTCCTACTTCCACTTCTTTGCGTAAAAGACAAAGAAAGGGAATCCCTTTCCAATCTCCACTACAATGA